The segment TCAAGGTGCCATGCAGTTTGAGGTTGGAGGAGATTTCCCCGTTGAACAGGGGACTCTGTGCTCGCAGGAAGCGGGTGCCCACCACGTTTAGGTTGAGACGCCAGTCTGCCAGGAATGGAATATCAATGCTGAAATAAGGCGGTCGCTCCGCGGGTGTTGCAATTCTACCGGGAACCAAACCACGGAGGTCCCGAAGAAAGAAGCTGTTACGCAAATGAAGTGTTCCCGAGATCAGCGGCTGGCTGTTGTTGGTCCGGTTGATTGCGAGATCCAAATCACTTCTCAAAATCAGATCCGGTTGTCGGGCGAGCGGAACATTCGAGCCATGCACTTTGACATTGAAAGGTGGCAGGTCGCCGTGCATCCATTCCTCACCGCGCAAATCGGCGTTGCCATCGATGTAGACCAGGGATCCGCCCACGGTCGTGGCAATTTTCAAAGTAACGGCTCGCTCAAGAAATTGCATTTGGGCCTGAATGTTTCGTAACGGCCCCAATGCGCCCAAAGGACGGGTCTGGACACCATCCAGAGTGAGTTTTCCGTCCAGTTTGAGGCCGGGCAAAATGGCCAGGTTGAGGTTTATGACACCTGCGGGGTGAGCAGGGTCGGGAGCAGGGGAGCGAAAGCCGCCACTTGTGCGTTCTCAACAAGGATGTGAGCCCTCGCGTGCAGCAAATCGGGCAGCGTACGTTTTTGAATCAACTTCTTCCAGACCTCCTCGCTCAAGGGAAGTTCACCGGAAGCACGCACTGGTTGTCCTTGGACAGCAAAGAAGAGGTTGTCAATGCGGGCTACAGATTTATCCAGACTCATTTCGAGTTGAAGGTTGTCCATCACCGGGAGTTTGGATTTGGTTTCAGGAAGTTTGATTTGGCGTGCTCGCAAGGTAATTTTTCCCTGCGGTAAATCCCAGGTGCCGGAAACATTCAGATTCAGATGTGGGTCTTGCAGGACGACTCCAGTAAGCGAGGCAATCTCTTCCCAAAAGGCGGAATTGGTCTGGGTGATCGCTTGAAGATCCAGCGGCTTGTCATGGAGAAGATCAACGAGGTTGGTTGGATGATCCGGCCTGATAATAACGGGCAGGAAGCCGGTTGCGGAAAAGATGGGCGCCCCTTTGGTGGAAACAAGAAGGTTGCTGATTGAAATGCCTCCGCCATCTCCAGAAATGCTTCCCGAAATGGCAACTGGAATTCCCCGGGGAGTTGTGCCCTCAGAGGAAAGGCGCGCCTCAAAACGAGCTGGTCCATTGCTCCAGTTGGCTGAGAGAAGCAGGTCGTTGATTTTAAGGTTCGGCAATGGTTTAAGCAGAAAACCATTGAAGAGCCCCGAATCAACTTCGTGAATTGTGTTGGTGAGATTGCCGTGCTCAGGCCAGTGGATATCGCCTTGCAGGCTCACTTGTTTGTCGCCGCCAATCCAGTTCAAGCCATCCAGCTTTACGGAGTAGGTGTGGTTGGAACCTGAACCCTGAGAATCGTTCGGGTGCAAAAATGCGTGAAACGGATGCTCCAGCTGCAAAACCGGTTGTCCATTTGTTTGCAAAGTCAGAATGTCGACAATGAGGGTTGCCTGATTCGTGGAAGCCTGCACCGTGCCATTAAAGGCGAGAGACGAGGCGTCAGCGGAGAGAAGTATTTCAGAATGCAATGAGTTGGTCGCTCGTCCATTCCAATTCAGTTGGAGGTCCAGAGGTTTCAAATCAGGACTGGTGAAATGGATGAGGTTGATTTTTCCGGAATGGGAAAGATCTTTCAAGGGACCTGAAAAGTGTGCAGATAAAACGCTGTTGCTGAAGGAATAACCGGTTGGCAGCCATTCACGGCCAAAAGTTCCATTTAACTGTGCCTCACCTTCGCGGATGGATTTGGCTTTGAGATCCGCTTCGCCTTTGAGAGAAGCTTTGGATCCGTCTGCTAACTCAACATTTGCTTCCTTGAGTGCCAAAACTGGCCAGAGCAGTTGGCCGTGGAATGCCAGGGTCCTGAGATTCACTTTTGGTGCGATGACATTTGAACCGGTCAGGTCAAAAGCGATTTCCGGGAAGTGATTCGTGGTGGGAGAAAAGATTACCTGACCATGTATCATGCCTTGCAACTGCGCCAAAGGTTGGCGGCTTAAATCTGAGACAAGGCTGAAAGTCACCTGGTTGGTGAGCAAGGGACCCTGAAAGTGGATGGTGGCTCTTTGAGTCAGCTCAGCAATTAGCCAGGGCGCGCTCATACGCGCGGTTTCAATGGTAGCGCTTTCGGTGTCGCCTTTAGCATGAAGAGTGAGGTCAAGCGGAGGCAGTTGTGATGGTTCGGATTTCTCCGGCTGAGCATTGGCGCTGAGGTCGAGCACGAAATGGTTGCTTTCCCAATGCGCGAAGAGTGAGCCGGTGAGCGCCTGATAATTCACCGGTTTGAGCATTGTTGCAGGGAGATCGAAGTGTTCGGCTTGGAGAGTTGCTTGTTCGGGCAGTTTTGCATCAGGACGAAAGCTGCCGGTGAGAATCACTGGATTGCCCCGCCACAGATTGGTTGCCTGCAGACTCAGTGCCGTCGGGATTTGTGAGACATGGATGGTTGAACTCAATTCCAAATCGGGCGAATCAATTAGGATGTCGGAACTGCCCGCCTTGTCGCTTTTGAGCTGAAGCGCAAGGCTCTTGCCGTATTTGGGCAGGTTCATCTCAGCGGTCAGGCTGCCGTTTTGCCAGCGAGCATTGGGAATTCGCACCGTGAGGGCATTTGCTTGCATGGCGCCGTTGGTGAGAAGCGCCTGGGGTATCCAACGGTGCAGAGTTGAGAGTGTTTCGTTGATTGTTTGGACCGTATTGTAAGGAGAGACGGGTTTGTTTGGCGGTGCGTTTGAGCCGGGAGATTGCTGGGTAAGCAGCCAATCATCCATGCGAAGGAAGTTTGGTGGATTTTGCCCAGTCGTGAATTTTTTAAAGAGCCAGACCGTGGGGACGAATGCCTCGAGTCGTTTGGCTGTTACGGTGGTGGTGCTGTTGGTATAGGCAACATCGATCAAGGCAAAGCGTGCATACCCGACTCTTTCATAAGTTGAGTAATGGAGGCCGTGGCGATTTGAAAGCGGTTTTAAAAGCCAGGGCTGCCAGAGGGGCAAGGAAGCCGCCAGCAAAAGAATAAAGAATGCAAACAGGGCAAGCCCCAGAAGGAACTTTCTAACACGTCTGCGTGGGGCCATGTAATTTCTCCGAATGATGATGGGCCAAGTTGGCTCGGGGACGAGATTAGACCAAAAGGACCGCGTACGTCCATTGGGGTGATTCCCCTTATAATAAAGTGGAAAGGGATCGCGTTGGCAGTCACGCAGATTCCTCCCGGTATTCGGTGTTTGATTGAATAGTTCTCTTCAATTTTTGGCGGGTTCGGAAAGGCAATGAGCCCTTTTCTCCGACGCATGGTAAATCAGTATTCCGTGAAGACCTGACTTATCAACAAACTTACCTGATTTTCCCTTGAGAATGGCACTTTTCATGCTGCCAAATTCGCGCCTCAATGGGTGCTGTTCTTGGGTCGGAAAACGGAATTCCTAGTGAATTAATTGTTCTAATCAAAGCTCGATTGGCCAAAATGTTATGAAATGCAAGTCTCTTCTCCTGCTTGGCGCTGTACTGGCCAGTCTATTCACTGCTGTTACCCCGGTCGTCGCCCAGGGTACGCTGTTTACTTACCAGGGTCGGCTGAACACGAGTGGCAGCCCGGCTAATGGACTTTATGATTTTCGCTTCAAGGTATACCTGGATTCGCTTGGCACGGCGCAGGTCGGCAGCGCCTTTGTGACCAATGCCATTCCGACGACCAACGGTTTGTTCACCACGGGGATAGACTTTGGCGCAGGCGTTTTCACCGGCAGCAATTATTGGCTGGAAGTGGATGTCAGAACCAATGGAGTGGGCAGCTACACCGTGCTGACTCCGTTGCAACCGGTGACGCCGACGCCGTATGCCATTTTTGCGAACACAGCGAGCAACCTGACCGGCACGCTGCCGGCCACACAATTGAGTGGTGCGGTGCCCAGCGCAAACTTGAGCGGCTCCTACGGTAGCGCGGTAACCTTCAATAATGCCAACGGTAATTTCAGCGGCAATGGCAGTGGCTTGACGGGGGTGAACGCGGCGACGTTGAATGGATTGAATTCGTCCAGTTTCTGGCGTACCGGTGGCAATACCAATACAGTTCCGGGTTCGAACTATCTCGGCACGGCTGATAACCAGCCACTGGAAGTCCGGGTCAATAACACCCGGGTAATGCGGTTCGAGCCGGACACGCGCGGTTTGAACGCTGGCAATGTGATTGGCGGTTATATCTCCAACTCGGTGGCACAACCCAGTTCGGGCAGTGATGTGATCGTGGGTGGCGGTTATAGCGGTGGCCCGAATCTGATTTATTCCAATTCCAGCGGCGTGTTTATCGGCGCGGGCTCCGGCAATGTAGTCGGCCCTAACGTGAACGATGCGGCGATCCTGGGAGGATTTGGCAACAACATCCAGGGCTGGGATTCGACCATTAGCGGCGGCCAATTTAACTCGATTCAACTCAATGCCTCCCTTGCGAGCATCGGCGGTGGCAATTTAAACACCATCGGATATGGGGCGGGTGGAGCAATCATCGGTGGTGGTTATACCAATACCATCCAGGCTTATGCTGATCATTCGATCATCGCCGGCGGCTGGCAGAACATGATTGAAACCAATGCGTATGAATCCGTGATCAGTGGCGGCGAATTCAATGACCTTCAGCAAGGCTCGCTATGGTCGGTCATCGCCGGCGGGGAGTCCAATACCAACGGTGCGAGTTACTCCTTCATTGCCGGAGGGATCAACAATACGATCCAGTCAGGGGCCTACTACTCAACCATAGGCGGCGGCTCAGGCAATCTCATTCAGACCAACGCCAATTTCGCAATCATCAGCGGCGGGCAGGGTAATGTGATTCAGCCAAGTTCCTCCTATTCCTACTCGGTCATCGACGGAGGCTTCGACAACACGATCCAGACCAATGTAAATTTTGCTGTCATCGGTGGCGGTTGGTTTAACCAGGTTCTGACCAACGGATCGTTTTCAACGATTGGCGGAGGCATCGGCAACGTCGCTTCCGGACTGGGCGCGGTCATTGGCGGTGGAAGTCTGATTGCGTATTCGAATTATAATGCGAGCTATAGGGCCAACCTGGCTTCCGGCCTCAGTTCGGTGGTGCCTGGTGGCGCGGGAAATTCCGCGGCGGGAAAATTCAGCATGGCGGCTGGATTCCGCGCCTTTGCGCTACAGGACGGCACGTTTGCCTGGGGAGATTCCCAGAATGCGGATCTTATTTCAACGAGCCCCAACCAGTTTTTGGTTCGCGCCAGCGGAGGCGTAGGCATTAACACGAACAACCCCGGCGCGAATGCACTCTCCGTGTCGGGTTCGGCGCTGGTGACTGGCTCCATGCAAGTGGCGGGTCCGGCCCAGGTCACGGGCACTTTTCGGTCCGGCTCGGAAATCGGCACCTCAGAACTGCCATCGCCGGCGGGTTTGGTGGTTCGTCGTGTCAACAGCACGAATGTCACCTCCGGTCTGGTGATTGCTCGAACCGATACAGTGCTGCTGGAGCGGGATGGCACGCATGGTGGTTTTTACATTGGTGTTCTGCCTTCGTCGGGGAACGTAACCGTGGCGTGCATGGGCATAAACAGTTCCGGCACGCCGATAAACTTTTATACAACCTTTGGCAATTCGGCCAGCGGCCAATCACAACAAATTTACACGGATGCGCAAAATGTCGTTCATTTTGAATGCACGTTTGGCCGGACGTATGATGCCGGTCAACATCTGACCACTGTCACCCTCTCCCGATATGGCGCGGACTATTACTGGTCCGGCACGCTGACATCGACTTACAACCAATGAAAACATTATTTCTCCTGCTCCTGTTGTTCTGCGCCCATGCCGTTTTTGCGCAACCATTCAGCATCGATTGGTATAAAATTGCTGGCGGCGGTGGTCGTAGCAGCGGCGGGTTGTTTGAAGTCAACGGCACCATCGGCCAGCACGATGCCAGCACCCCAATGTCCGGCGGCAATTTTTCGTTGACCGGCGGATTCTGGGCGCTTTCGGCCGTGCAAACGGTGGGGGCACCCACGCTCTTCCTCACGCAATCTGGAAATAACGTCGTTCTTTCGTGGGCCGCTCCGGCCCCGGGTTTCGTGCTGGAGAGCAACAGCAGTGTGACAGCATCGAATAGCTGGCTTATCGTTTCACCCACGCCGGTGAGCACGAATGGATTTAATTACGTCACCAATCTCATCACGCCTGGAAACAAGTTCTACCGTCTGCAGCATCCATGATCGGTGACAGCGTCTGGCTTGCCTATTCTTCTTCCGACCGCCGGAAAGTGAAAGAGCCCGCCTCGCGCTGGGAGGCGGAGGCGGTCGTGGTTAAAGCTCGTTGACGTTACGGGCTGTTTTGCTGATTCTCCGGCTATGAGAATTTTCCGGTGGTTGCCTGTGCTGGTCTGTTTCGTCCTGACGGCAGTGGTTTTGCCTGCGATTGCTGAAGCTCCATTTTCGTTCGAGTCGACGCCGGGCAAGTTGCCGAAGAGCGTGGTGCCGCGGCACTATGCGATTCGTATTGAACCGGATTTGGAAAAGTTTACCACGCGCGGCACAGTGGTGGTGGACATCGAGGTGCGTAAGCCGGTGAGGGAGATTGTGCTGAATGCATTGAATTTGGAGATCACGTCAGCAACGCTTTTCACCGGCAAGGAGATGGCGCTTAAACCCACGTTGAACAAGGAGCAACAGATATTGACTTTGGGGCTTCCGAACGAAATTTCTGCGGGCAAGTACAAATTAAAGTTGGAGTTTGCGGGTGAGATTGGAGAAAAGGCGGAGGGATTGTTCTACGTGAAGTATGCCACGGAGACTGGCAAAAAAGTGATGTTGGGAACCCAGATGGAGCCGACCGATGCACGTCGAATGTTTCCCTGTTGGGATGAGCCGGTTTTTCGCGCGAGCTTCGAAATGACGGTGGTGGTGCCGGAAAAGCATCTGGCGATTTCCAACATGCCAGTGGAAAAGGAGAGAAAACTCTCCAACGGAATGAAAGAGGTAAAGTTTGGGCGCACACCGCCGATGGCAAGTTATTTAGTGGTGCTGGTGTCGGGTGAGTTGGAAGCGCTGAAAGGAACAACCGAAGGAGTGGATATTCGTATCATCACCACTGAAGGGAAAAAGGAACAAGGACACTATGCACTCGAATCGGTGCAGAACATTTTGGCTTATTACAATCAATACTTTGGGATCAAGTATCCATTGCCGAAGCTTGATTTGATTGCGGTTCCGGGCGGTTTTCAAGGGGCCATGGAAAATTGGGGCGGCATTACTTACAACGAAAGACTGCTGCTGTTTGATCCGAAGGCCAGTTCGGCAGAAACGAAGCAACGAGTGTTCAGTGTCGTTGCCCATGAAATGGCGCACCAATGGTTTGGCAATCTCGTGACCACAGCGTGGTGGGATAATCTTTGGCTCAATGAAGGGTTCGCTTCCTGGATGGCGTCCAAGGCGACGGACCATTTCAATCCTGAGTGGCAGGTTTCGCTCGCCGCAAGTTTGGATAAGGCAGGCGTAATGAGCGATGATGCGCGGAGTGCCACGCACCCGATTCAGAAGGCGGTTAAAAATGAGAGTGAGGCGAACGATGCCTTCGACCAGATTACCTACCGAAAGGGACAGGCATTTCTGCGCATGCT is part of the Pedosphaera parvula Ellin514 genome and harbors:
- a CDS encoding beta strand repeat-containing protein, producing MKCKSLLLLGAVLASLFTAVTPVVAQGTLFTYQGRLNTSGSPANGLYDFRFKVYLDSLGTAQVGSAFVTNAIPTTNGLFTTGIDFGAGVFTGSNYWLEVDVRTNGVGSYTVLTPLQPVTPTPYAIFANTASNLTGTLPATQLSGAVPSANLSGSYGSAVTFNNANGNFSGNGSGLTGVNAATLNGLNSSSFWRTGGNTNTVPGSNYLGTADNQPLEVRVNNTRVMRFEPDTRGLNAGNVIGGYISNSVAQPSSGSDVIVGGGYSGGPNLIYSNSSGVFIGAGSGNVVGPNVNDAAILGGFGNNIQGWDSTISGGQFNSIQLNASLASIGGGNLNTIGYGAGGAIIGGGYTNTIQAYADHSIIAGGWQNMIETNAYESVISGGEFNDLQQGSLWSVIAGGESNTNGASYSFIAGGINNTIQSGAYYSTIGGGSGNLIQTNANFAIISGGQGNVIQPSSSYSYSVIDGGFDNTIQTNVNFAVIGGGWFNQVLTNGSFSTIGGGIGNVASGLGAVIGGGSLIAYSNYNASYRANLASGLSSVVPGGAGNSAAGKFSMAAGFRAFALQDGTFAWGDSQNADLISTSPNQFLVRASGGVGINTNNPGANALSVSGSALVTGSMQVAGPAQVTGTFRSGSEIGTSELPSPAGLVVRRVNSTNVTSGLVIARTDTVLLERDGTHGGFYIGVLPSSGNVTVACMGINSSGTPINFYTTFGNSASGQSQQIYTDAQNVVHFECTFGRTYDAGQHLTTVTLSRYGADYYWSGTLTSTYNQ